ATATATCTTTATTATGTACTTACTGTAAAAATGTAATTTAATGTGTTGTTTAATGATGAGCAGCGGCCTTTCTCATCTGGACAAGGATGTTTCCAAGTTCTTCACGCTTCCTCTTAGCTCTGATATGCGTACCCAACTGTACAGTCATTAAATACACGCATATTATTACTGATCCATGATATACGTAGCAACAAACTAAACAAAGTAACACTTTTTAACATGCTTACCCTCCTCTTCAAGAATTTCAGCGCACGTTTGTCTTTGGAAACTTTCAGCAACTCCATAGCACGCTTCTCATATGGTGCATGGCCAGTCACTTCACGGATTAAATCCCTGACGAATTTACTGTGCTTCGTTTGTCTCTAAAATGATATTTACATTTTAAAGTAAAGTCAATTGTTTCTCATCGTTTTCTTGATTAGAAAATACAAATCAAAGGAACGTATCAATGTCCAAAATATTCACATTCCTTTTCCAATAACATGTACTAACCCCCTTTAATCTTGCTGGCAGAACACACACCGTCTTCTTCTTCTCATTTTTGTTTTTAGCCACGCGGATCTTAGTTGTCTTGTGACCTCTGTTAAGGCCAACCGCCAATTCGTACCTTGGAGCCATCCTACAAAAATAATATCATCACTTTTATAGGTTAGTTAACCAAATACATCAATACGATAGTATTCACATATTCCATCACAATATAGAAAGTATTCAACTCTATTGACTTATAGAAACATTTATTACGGTAAAACCACTATTGTTTTCATAAGATTGCACAAATATTATAAGATTTTAATTGACACAGACCTTCACGTTTTGGATGCTACTTTTTAATGAAAGAAAAATAAGATCCTGTACTCAATGGTACATTTGAGTCTCTGCATGCGCATGCGCTGTAAAATCAGCATGTCCAATTTACAAATATATCTCGGAAATATTTCCTCGCGGTTATCTGTTTCATGCTTTATGGTAATTTtgtttattttttataataattattatacatatacataccaTTTGATCGTTCGTTCAAGAAATTAGCGTCTTGCGTAGATGTTAGTCTCCCGTTCGTTGGCCAGCCTGCACCGTGATCGACGAACTTGTTCAACTTCACGATTACGGCTCGTAATTGCTGCGGTGTCAATTTTTCGAAGGGATTTTTCAAACTCATATTGAAAAACGGTATGTGCGTGACGTACGCCGTCGTTCCACTTTTTCGAGAACCGTCTGCCTCGTAACATTCGTTCTCGCTGACAGGAGATCATGTCGAAAGTGAAAAACATTCCGAATAACTTAACCAAATGGGATCTGTCAGAGGATTCCCTGGCGCCCTTAACCAATTGTCAACGAGAATGTTTATTAAGTTTAGAAGAAGAATTGTTCCCTGACAGCAGGCTCAAGACTGAAGAAACGGAGGGTACCGTGTCTGCGAGCAATGAGATCACGGAATCAGTACAAATAGAAAGGTGTCAAGATCTACTAGGACACTACGCCAGACTAGAACAGAAGTGTATAGATAGGAAAGACATAAAGTACATACTGTACCTTAAGGAACTTAAAGCTCGGAGACAGGAGTGCCACGATCTTTGTCTTCAAATAGAAAACGCATTGGAAGACTTTGCTACGTTGTACAAACAATATTCCGAGGTATCAGATAAAACGACGTCCCTTTACGACGCCAGCGAACAGCTTGACTCAGATCAAAGGAAATTGAATTCCATTGTAGAGAATATTACGGAATATGTGAAGTACTATAAGGATATCGATATGATGATGGAAAAGTTAGAAGCGCCAACGTTATCGGTTAATAGCGAGATGTTCTTTAACATACTGGATAAGATTGACGCCAACATAGACTTTGTTCAAAATAATCCATCGTTTAAAGAAAGCAATACTTACTTAATCAAATACAAGCATTGCCAGTCCAAGGCGATATctatgatacaaaattatatttttaatctGTTCAGCAAGACTACGGAGAGTATCTTAAATTTGAGGGACAATGATGACTCTCAAGATAATGCGGATGCAGCCTTGGCCCTTTTTTATGGCagatttcaaacaattttgTCGAAAGTTAGACCAGTTATAGAACAGATCGAATCAAAATCTTACAAGAGACAGGAGTACGACAGCTTGCTGTCCGAGTGCCATCAATATTATTGGAGTCAAAGGGGATTGGTGTTAGGTAACAGTGTACAAAAGTCTTTAATGTCTGTAAAAGAAAAATACAATGGAGATCACTGTAGTTTGGTACGAAACTCTTGCGCGTTGTTGCTACACGCGTCGATGGACGAGTATAAATTATTTTACGAATTCTTCTCCAAGTCATCCAGTGGATTAACGGCGTATCTTGAAAGCTTATGTACATCCCTGTACGATACATTAAGACCTTTTATAATTCATATTAATCATTTGGAAACGTTAGCAGAAATATGCTGCATATTGAGAATCGAAATGTTAGACGAACACGTACAGAATAATTTCGAACCTTTGGAAGGGTTTGGGAACATTTGTCTGCAGCTACTGCACGATGTACAAGAGAGGCTTGTATTCCGCGCGCATCTCTATTTGCAGTCGGACGTTTTGAATTATAATCCATCGCCGGGTGATTTGGCGTACCCGGAGAAACTGAAAATGATGGAGGACATCGCGGAATCGATAAGAGAGGAAACCAGACAAACAACGATGAAAAAAATATCCGTATCTTCTAACGATGATAATATCCTGGAACCAGTATCGAGAAATCATATAGAAATGGATTCTATCTATCAGAAAACGCATATGGGCAATTCGCCGGCCGATCTTCATGGGATGTGGTATCCTACTGTGCGTAGGACATTGGTATGCTTATCAAGATTGTACAGATGCGTAGACAGATCTGTTTTTCAATCTCTCAGccaggaagcgatatcgctttgcgTTCAAAGCATAGAGAATGCCAAACATGAGATCGAGAAGAAGGCGACGTCTCTGGACGCGGAACTGTTTCAGATAAAACACTTGCTCATATTACGCGAGCAGATCGCGCCGTTTCAAGTTGACTTCACTATAAAGGAATACAGTTTGGACTTTTCCAAAGTTAAAACGGCTGCGTTCGGCTTGTTTGAGAAAAGCTCGAGGCTTTTCACATTATCGAATAACGCGCTGCTAGAGTTTCTATTGGAGGGTGCCCCTCAGATGAAGGAGCAACTGATCGATTCGAGGAAACACGTGGATAATAAATTGAAATACGCTTGCCAACGTCTGATACAACACGCGACGTTCTTATTAATACATCCGATTTTTAAGTTACTCGAAAAGGAAAAACTGGAGGGTAATGCATCGGATGCAGCCCAAGCGCATGCGCTTGGAAATCCTCAGGATGTCGCAGCAGCAATTAGCGAGGTACTGCGTATAATTAAATTTAAGTGCCCTAAAATTCAACAGTTGATGCAATTGTATCTTTCTAATAAGGAGACAGAGTTTATTTTGTTTAGACCGGTAAAAAATAATGTTTGTGCTGCATTTACACAACTATATCAAATATTGAGTAAGTATTACAATACCGAGGAACTTTTGTTGATCGCGTGCCCACTACCCGAGCAAATTTCAGTTATGCTGAGTTCGTCCAGTCTTACTCATGGAAAGAGTACACAAGCTACCGTTAGGAAAACGTAGCCAAAATCAATTAGCAAGCTTTTGTAATTAGGTATTGTACATTAACGCTATTTCTGTGAATCGTAgccaaattattattttttcaatTGCTTGTTGTTaaaatagatatatatatatatataacaaatatattttatacttttaaGTAAATTATGCAAAATGTATATAAACGATTAAATTCTGCGCGTACAGTAGTTCGAATATTTAAGCAAAATTACAAAAGCTGCTGCAATTTTTATCGCCCTGtattaaagaatattatatgatattttAATCATTTGTAATGTATTTTAAAAAATGCGTAATTTTTATATTACGAAGTGTACATAttcaaaatattaaattaagtTACTACCACGAAATTTGTACGCCCCTTTAGTCGGGATTTATGATCTTGAATAAATTTTTACAGAAATTGTCATGAgtttgaaatgaataaagcTGTATATTTTTGTAGCAAAAGCATATAGCGGAATCATATTTCGATAATATATTAACGGGTGTACTTGAAAATATAACTAACTATTAATAGATATAAATGATAATGATGTACATTTCAAACTCTCTACTTATTTCCACTTCGTGAAAATTCGTATCAATCCGTCTTTTTCTTTACTTATGAAAGAAGATATGATAGTCATTAAATTTGATAACATATCGAGTAAATTCAAGAATTATGCAACTCAATCGATCTGAAATAATATTGCATCTTTATGCGACAAAATATCGAATAGAAAACTATTTTGAGATATTACGTTACTTTTCTCTCATTAATTTATACCATACGGACAAAAGGGTTCAATCTGTTAGAAACTGGGTTCTTCTCTTCCTGAGATTCATTTTCGGTGGATTCTAAGGGGAAGTGTCGATTAAATTCTTCGGAAATATTAGGAACTGGTAGGTGCAAGTAATCTTTTACAGAAACATATTTCGGCCCACCAAACGTGTCCAGTACTACGATCGATATTATTTTCAGTTTGGCGAAGTAAAAGCGATGGTCTGTAACATTAAACAGAATGTCTCTTTAATTAGAAATTAATGCgctttttatcaagtgttatcaCTTATCCGAGAAATTCTTACCGGGTGGCATATTAACCAATCCTGGATGTCGTTGGAAAAATGCTTTCGACGCTATCACGTATTCCGAACTTTCATTCTTTAACTGTAAAAAAACTTTCTCGATAGTTCTGGCAATTAATCTATTACAAATTAGATAAAGAAATTTACTAACCGGTTTGACTTTGCCGGTCAGAATAACTCTGGCGCATCGTGGATCCATAGGATCCCACCGTTTGTTTTTGCAATATTCGCCTTGAGCTAAACTAAACAACAACGAGGCTCGGTTATCTTTCtgcgaatgaaaaaaaaaggaggattaAATCGATGTTATTCGATCGATACGATCAATATCCGATATTCCTTGCTATCTTATCACATGGTGGTAATATTAACAAAtatctatatgtatatatatattgtattatGTACACAAGTTATAGTGATACTTACTGCGAGATCTTGAGCTGTAAAATCCAAAGGAGTGAGGTAGAGATATGGAATCCCTGATCCATTTCCTAACAGTCCGTCTGCGTAAGATACTAAGGTTGCGATTGGGAATGACTCGACGTCCTTTCTTGTACTTATTGTCGCTACGGGTACCCAGTCTAGACATAAATGTAGACAAAATTAATAATTCATCATTTTTTATACAACTGCTCGCTAGTATGCGAAGAGCAGAACAaattgataacatataatgcgcatgtatttgtaattattaaacTACGATTCGATATTTCCAGAATTTTATATTATCAGAAGATTTTAAGTCCAACCAGTTCAAATTTAAACGATGCACATGTGATTCCactttgaaaatttggaatATCGCCAATATCGTGCACACGGCCCTAACATTCAACTTTCGTCGAACATAATAATCGCTAAACGCGTATCTAAGTATGAAGTTCAGTATTATTTTTCCACTTGTTCCGTTTATTAGCACATGAATCATAATATAATCTGACATTCATCAGATGTCCTTGTTTGAAATGTAAATGTTTGCGCAATTTAAACGTTGCACGACGAACAAAGTAACAGTAATCTCGATTATTTTAAATTGAGGTAATTATTACCATGAGAAACAGATTCTCCTTACCGCCTTGATTGACGATGTATCTTGCCATTAGTGCCGCTTGATCGATAGGCGGAGGATCGTCCACGGGAATTTGCTGGTTCTTTTCAGATGGTTTGTACATATCGTGATTTTCATGATACCATTTCTCGCTTCTGATTTCTCGCGACTTGTCCTCGTGCACTTCCCTCGCTTTCTTCCATTTCAAAAACTCCTCAAACTCTTGCCACTGTTCCTCGGCCGAAAACTGCGGATTCTTCGCCTCGATCATAAAAGCCAGAAGACCGACGACTATTGCAAATCGCAAAATCATGGTTCGTGTCTGTAATCGTTCGCTTCGACGATAAACGTTCACTAAAAGCCGATGAAGACCACTCTGGCGTGTCCTATCGAGTAACGTCACATTTGCGGTTCTTCTTTTGAAATTTATCACTTATATAGCCGTGCATCTGCAAAAATTACCAGAGATGACGAGCGCGTTCGAGCTCCAATGACTGTCGAGTACGTTGGCTCGAGGTTAGTATATCGAACATCGAACCATTTTGTATCACGAGCTACGTGAGAATGCTCGATTCTGTTTGCTGGTCGAAGCTAACCTAATATTTGCGAAACATCAAGAGGTACATGTGTCGTCTTTTCATTACTCATTAATTGATGGATGTTGTTTGGATATTAATATTGAACATTATTAtatagtgtatatatatatacaatataaTGTAGTTAAAGGTTCAAATGGTATTTAAAGGTTTTCTAATGTTTTCGAACATTTTATCAGTACGATAAATTGATCACTTTAGATGTAATTTTATAATTGTTTGCTTCAATTCATGTTTTAAATTGACATCAAATGTTGAAGTTTGAGCAAAGTAATGAGTTTCATAGGGAAGAGGTTATTATAACATTTTACATACGTAGTAATGCTGAGCAATGTCTCATATAATTTATCTAATTTAGAAAATGATGGAATTAACGCGAATAGATTAAAGAAATAATGTCATTCTTTTTTGTACTAATAAATGAAGTACGTTGATAATAATTATTATGGTTATAACAACGAAAGCTTGAAATTTTATTACTCAACGCACAGTTGATGTAAAATTTCTGCAGAAAATGAAATACCTTTGCGATGATATTAAGTGGAATTTAAATTGAGGCTATCCTTTGCTTGGACAATAAAACAGGATAAGCAAATTTATTATCAGTCTTATAAACTTTACACATGATTTTATCTGTTTGTATGTTTTCCAAGAACAATTTGAATAAGGCATATTTTCTTGCGTGCATTGCAGTTTTCCCATTTTTAGACTGTCAATTAATATAAGtactttctatatatatatatgtatgtcgaGTATTTTTACACATAAACCAATTTGTTGTATTTATACGCGGAACATCGCTATTTGGCAAAAGCTGATTCTCATCCAATTTTAAGTACTTTCTATTATTAGAATTTTTTTTCTATACACACTGTTCCAAGTATATACATAGAGTAATTTAAATTACCAAGATAAATGTTAATTACAGAGGATGAAATGAaatttacaaaatataataataataaaacaatataaCTTGTGTATGTATTTTAAACCTAAGTTGTGAACAGAAGTATAAACAAGAAACGAATTCAAcaaaatcgaatttttataatgTATCGCATATTGTTGCCTTTTAAATCCAATGAAACCAGTAGAATGATGGATTTTGCTAGAATTTTGCGACATTAATTATTGTACTGTTAGCCTTATTAATCGTAGATGGttattcttttcttcttttaaaaatCACACAGGTGAAAACTGTACTGAATTATAAGGTTTCGTTTTACCAAGATGGAGACATTATGCATATATTTTAATGCTTAAGTCACTGCCTTACAATGTTTCTTCAACGAAAATAAATTTCGTAGAAATGTTCCAAGAAATTATGAATAGAAATATTCAACAGGTGAATCTTACAGCACATAAAATTGTATTTACACGTGTACTCGTCAAAAAACAATTCATCAATTTACAACAAAACATAATAATCTCTCTGAAAGAACTCGCTACCTCTAGCAACATATATGTACCATGTTTCTTTACAAAGAATGCGCTGTGCATATATttaatttgtattttttttataaagcaAAGAGcctaacttttttttttcttgcgttCATTTCGTTGTGTAACtagaattatttttatatataatcaGTAAGGCAGTGATTTATCGTTATCAGACAAATTGATATGTATTGAACGATGTTATCGGTAAACGAACGCCGGAATTTGACCGATAAAAAGTTAACGCGACTCTGTTTCAGAACGACCGATAAGGTAACCGAACAACTAATGAAATAAGTTAACAATGTTAAAACGCTTTTCTATATTAATAGAGATAGCGATTTCCTTCGTGAAATGTTACatactttctttctctctctctctctttctcgctctctcTTTTAATCACTCACTCGCTCACTTTCTCTCTTTTCCACGTTCGTACAAAAACAACGTTCGTTTCATTTACGTTATAAGCAAAAAGGTAAACATTATTCCTCTCTATCCGATCTTCTTAAATTAACGCTAAAAAACGTGTAACGATTGCACTGTCGACTTCACTAAAGTCATTATTTACGCAACAAAATGTTACAAGTATAAAAAATTTACGACAAGTACGGCTTTCTCGAGTAAATTTAACGCCAACAATCACGCCAGCGTCTTTTATTCTTTCGTCACAGCAACAACGCTGATTAAACCCTTTGTTCGTTTCTCCGTGTACCATATCCATCCGTGCGCCGTTCTCGCGTCACGCTTGACGACTAATTACGCAAATCAATTAGCCGCCACGTCGTCGAGTTTCACCGTGTTTGCCCTTTGAGCGTTTGCACTGAATATACTCTGTCTCATCTTTTCCCCTCccttcctttttctttccctcgttttttccccttttttttttctttaagaaATTCCTACCCTCCGTTTACTCGCGCGAATATCTCCGAAAATGTCAACATACATAATAATTTATTCTGTTATATTACAATAAGTCGTTCTACATAGTCGAGAATAGAGAGCAGCGATTTTTTACAAGTTCAATTGGCACATCGTATGCGCGCGTACGATCGCTGGGTTCGAGGGGATGAGAGGGAGAACGCCTGGAAATGGAAAAAAGACACtagaatgaaaaataaaaaaagaaagaaaggagagACTAACTTGGAATATGGTATAGAAAGGATGCGTGAAAGTAAAGAAGGAAATATAGTACAGGGTACTAAGTGTACACGCGTCTGAGAGAGTTTTGGATCCCCGAAAAACGCCAGGGTGCTTTCAACTTACCTACATCGGTACCCTTTACTACAAAAAAAAGCGAACGGAAGAGAACGAAATGAAACGAGAACGAAGAAAATGTTCAGATGAAAGGAGAAAGGGGTGAGAATCGGTGTACAGAGGATGCGGGGGTGAAATACGAATATCACTGATATGCATGTAGGGgggatggggggggggggggggggctttgGGCTCAGAATTTTCAGTTACTTAAGTACACGTCTCTCGCGTGCCGGCGCACGCCACTAGGACGTCGAACTGTACCAACCGTTCGTCGTCGACTTGTTCGTCGGATGGTAAATGTGGAAACCAGCACCGGCCGCCGGGTGATGGTAAAATTGCGCCTGCTCGCTTAACCCAGCCGAGGCGTATGCTGCGGCAGCGTCCAACGCGCTTGGATGAACCGCGGCCGAGTACACTTGCGGTTTCAAAGGCAACGGTTGCGCCGGTTCGTACTGATGTCGTAACACAGGGTCAGTGTAAGCGGACGAGCCCTCGTAGCTGCTTATCACGTTCACCGGATGaagctgttgctgttgttgttgctgttgcttgTCCCTCGGCGAAACGGACGACGGTGGTGTCATGGCCGAGTGATAGTCAACCGTGTAACCACCAGCGGTGGAATAGGAGGAGACCAGGCTGGTGAACGCTTCCGCGCAACTAGTTCCGGTGGCACCTTTCTGATTGTGCGTCGCTAATACAAACTGATGTTCGCCATAGGTACTGGACCCTTCCGAGCCAGGCGGAGTAGGTAGCGGGCCACTGGGTGTCGTGTCCCCAGCGTAGTAGGTCCCACCGGAAGAGGGGGTTCTCGTGGTACCGCTTGACGTGATCCCGTGAACGTTGGCCCGTATCACGCTCTCCCTGTTGGCGTACAATTGTCGCAGAAGCGCGGATGCTGGTAATGGCGCGGTGGACGACTGTTGTGGGCTTAGATGGCCCAAGTGATGATGCGCACCGATCCACTGTATCGTGCTCCTCTGCTGTTGCTGTTTCAGTAACGCGTCGGTACTGAAATCCGTGGGCTGATGCAAGGTCGGTGAATGGGATTTATTCAGACTTTGTACAGGCAGATGCTTGGACATCGCCTGCTCCAGATCTTTCACGGAGGTGCCGGTACTGTCGGCGTTGCTTGTTCTATCCTCGACGCGTCTCGATTTCGGACTGGTCGAGCATAATACTTGTTGCTCGCCTCCTGAAATGGAATGGTTTGATGGTGCTGGACTCAGAGCGTGGGTTTTCTCGTTACTCGTCGCTTTCACCGCTGCAtcgtcctcctcgtcctcctcctcgttgGAACTGCTATCGTCCTCCGCGTGCAACTTCCGCTTGTGACCGCGCAATTTTACCACCAGCGTGCTGATATTTCCAACAGCCGTTTGCGGTTCTTGTTGCAACTGAGCTATGTTGTCGTGGTGTCGACTGCCCCGTTTCTCGCTCTCAGAGCCGCGGGTGTCCTCTCGATCTTCCGGTGGCGACCTGTGTGGGTGCTCCTGGTGCTGATTAGATGGCCCGCCGTGATTTCTTCCTTCTGCAATATGTTATAACAACAGTTTAACTATGGAGAGGATTGATTATTGGCGAATATAAAGACTTTAATTATCATTAGCGCAGGACATACTGGACAATTTGGAAACGTTtgaagtaaaatattttatgaTCTGTACCTCCTCTATCAGCGTCCGGCGATCCATTCTCTGGATCGTTTCCAGCAGCATCCTCTCGCTTGACACCCATGACACCTTCTTCCAGTTGACAACAGTCCATGATTAAATTTTCGTATTCACGACCGCTGAAAGAAAGGGTAATTCCAGTTtcttatatttcatgattattGCCTGTCGATGTTTGAAAACTTAGAGTTATATTTATCGCTagaaaatgcttctgaaacggaGCGTTTAATTTTATTACCTTATAACATAATTGACACAGATGATATTTTGTTCCTCGGCGTTCTTCGAATTGCACACGACGGTGGCGCACGTTTGCAGCCACGTGTACCCTCCGCTTTTGTTCATCAGCCTGTAATAATGTGTCAACACTTGGCCCTTGTTAATCACTGAAACAAATAAATCGTCCCGATAAAACAACGACCACCGTTTCGTTGGTATCATTAATAAAGGAAATCGGTAAAAGTACTTACAATCAATGTGAGATTTTCGAAGACGATTCGCGTCTTCCCCATGGCACAACGTATAAAGATTTTTCCCCGTTAATTCGTCGGCTGTATAATCTAATAATTCGGATACTCTATAAATCGACATAAAAGCGGAACATATTATTGTATATTGTTCATATGAAGTAGATAAACATTTAAAAATGGCTATGGATTCGATCGAAAGTCTGATGGAACAGGTTGAAAATGGTCATCGCCGTTCGTGATGCTCACCTAGGCTCGCAATGTGCTATCCGAAAATCGAAGCTGATTCGCGTGACGAACATGTCCGCCTCGAGGCGAATTTCGTGCACACTCGGCGGAGGAAGTGCGATCGCCAGGCCGACCATGCCTATCAACGGTGGCGCGGACTTTCTTGTATGGCTAAACGTATACTGCGGTCTCAAACGGCACAGCAACAACACGACCTGAATTCATAATCATTTATTAACACCTGTGGTTTCGTTGATTGAACGCGATTGATTCATGAAACACCACAATGATGGAGTCGAGAATACACAGTACACGATAGCAAAGTGAATCACAAGAGTGTACCTTTCTCtctaatattataaaaaaaaacacACTGTCCCTCATTGTATTATTTCAAGAAACTGTACGATTTACTAAAAGAAACGATGCTTACCCTATAACCAGAAGATTTAAAGTGGCAACCCCTTTTCGTTAATGTGGATTTCATCCGGACGCAGAACGCTCGATCGTACCCTTTGTAAACACTAGTCGCTGATAACGACATTACCGAGGATACTGCAATTCAATGAAAACCAACAAATAAATAACCATCCATCTACGTGCGCATATGTATACAAGAAGTCTTCGAGACAAGctaataaaaatttaaataagATGACAAAATTATCGCGGAACAAAGGCCAGACATCTGTCGCTGCCTTTTAACGTCTCCAGCTTCTTACTCTATCAAGAACGACAGATCTGCCCAAAATTCTTTAACGGCTGCTCAAAGTTTATCAACGAACGATCTGGACGCGAATGATCTCATCGCGGCTCGTTCACTCGACGAGAACCATGCGAAAAATGACATTACGAAGGACTCACCGTCGGGATTCGCAGTGGAAGACGAACCGTGTTCTTCGGACGCCGCGCTACTCGGCGATGCCAGCCCAGAGCTGGACGAGTGAGGACCGGAAGAGCTGCTCGAAGTCAGCCCGAGGCCCAATTGTTCCGCGACTTCCACGTGGTCTTGCTGATGAACGTAATCGAAAACGCTTGATCCCGTCATTTCTACCTGGAATCGAAAGATTAGAATTAAAATTAGAATAGATTGGTTCGAAAAGTGGGAAGCTCGTTAAACTTGCTCGCAGTGTAACTCATACAATTATCATTTAACAAAGATCTGGTTCTTAGATATATTCTGTATCTTTTGCAAAATATCGTAATTACGTTTGAAATAATTGCACGATTTTTTTTGAAAATACGTTCGAATACGAAGTGAACGTGACTTTAGAGGAAAAATGTGTGTTTGAATAGTTTCCTTGACAAGTTACAGAAAGGTGACTTAATTAGTGGAAAAACTGCAGACGGGAACAGCTTTCTCGAGGCGACACTGCAGGGAAACTCTGCGGGTCTTAATATGATAGTTTCCACGAAAAACTGCTTCGACGTGACCGAACCAGCCTTCTTTCGTACGGCGCGAATGGCTACCGTTTTTTGAGATTAATTTTCTCTTAAGAATTGGGAAACTTTTCCGACAGTATAATCCTCCCCAATAATATTCTTTGTTATGTTTCTCAAAAACTATACTTTGAAGTCTTAATCGAATTGACATGTGGTGGATGCTATGACGTGGCTGTTTAAACTTCTTCTAATGGGTTCGAAGTAGAGGAAGATATTGTATCGATAGCATTGTTCTTCTCTTCATATGACGCTTGTTTGAATATCAGCAATGCTTTGACAATTTATTGGAACTGTATGTGAAAGTGGGAACGGAATATTGACCATTGCAAATAGAAACGGGAAGCTAAACGATGTCTTCTTTTTACTGGTATCGCGTTCCCACTATTTAATGTTATGTAAATACGTACAAATGTATTCTATATAATAGGACGCTTTTTATTTTATCAGCTATCGTCCCTTTTTtgatcgtataataattattaccTTTAATGCATTCTCTCTATAGATCCTATGGACTTATCGAAACACGCGTAATCCCGACACGTCGATTTACCCTTCAATTCCAAGATTCCCGGAGCTCGCGCAAAGACAAAGCACGTAAGAGTATGTAAATCCCGCGAGGTAGATTA
The sequence above is a segment of the Xylocopa sonorina isolate GNS202 chromosome 7, iyXylSono1_principal, whole genome shotgun sequence genome. Coding sequences within it:
- the Rpl36 gene encoding ribosomal protein L36, producing the protein MAPRYELAVGLNRGHKTTKIRVAKNKNEKKKTVCVLPARLKGRQTKHSKFVRDLIREVTGHAPYEKRAMELLKVSKDKRALKFLKRRLGTHIRAKRKREELGNILVQMRKAAAHH
- the Creg gene encoding cellular Repressor of E1A-stimulated Genes; this translates as MILRFAIVVGLLAFMIEAKNPQFSAEEQWQEFEEFLKWKKAREVHEDKSREIRSEKWYHENHDMYKPSEKNQQIPVDDPPPIDQAALMARYIVNQGDWVPVATISTRKDVESFPIATLVSYADGLLGNGSGIPYLYLTPLDFTAQDLAKDNRASLLFSLAQGEYCKNKRWDPMDPRCARVILTGKVKPLKNESSEYVIASKAFFQRHPGLVNMPPDHRFYFAKLKIISIVVLDTFGGPKYVSVKDYLHLPVPNISEEFNRHFPLESTENESQEEKNPVSNRLNPFVRMV
- the Cog3 gene encoding conserved oligomeric Golgi complex subunit 3, translating into MSKVKNIPNNLTKWDLSEDSLAPLTNCQRECLLSLEEELFPDSRLKTEETEGTVSASNEITESVQIERCQDLLGHYARLEQKCIDRKDIKYILYLKELKARRQECHDLCLQIENALEDFATLYKQYSEVSDKTTSLYDASEQLDSDQRKLNSIVENITEYVKYYKDIDMMMEKLEAPTLSVNSEMFFNILDKIDANIDFVQNNPSFKESNTYLIKYKHCQSKAISMIQNYIFNLFSKTTESILNLRDNDDSQDNADAALALFYGRFQTILSKVRPVIEQIESKSYKRQEYDSLLSECHQYYWSQRGLVLGNSVQKSLMSVKEKYNGDHCSLVRNSCALLLHASMDEYKLFYEFFSKSSSGLTAYLESLCTSLYDTLRPFIIHINHLETLAEICCILRIEMLDEHVQNNFEPLEGFGNICLQLLHDVQERLVFRAHLYLQSDVLNYNPSPGDLAYPEKLKMMEDIAESIREETRQTTMKKISVSSNDDNILEPVSRNHIEMDSIYQKTHMGNSPADLHGMWYPTVRRTLVCLSRLYRCVDRSVFQSLSQEAISLCVQSIENAKHEIEKKATSLDAELFQIKHLLILREQIAPFQVDFTIKEYSLDFSKVKTAAFGLFEKSSRLFTLSNNALLEFLLEGAPQMKEQLIDSRKHVDNKLKYACQRLIQHATFLLIHPIFKLLEKEKLEGNASDAAQAHALGNPQDVAAAISEVLRIIKFKCPKIQQLMQLYLSNKETEFILFRPVKNNVCAAFTQLYQILSKYYNTEELLLIACPLPEQISVMLSSSSLTHGKSTQATVRKT